The following nucleotide sequence is from Mytilus edulis chromosome 13, xbMytEdul2.2, whole genome shotgun sequence.
CGCAGAATGCAGGAAAAACTTTAGAACAACGGAATAAATTTCATAGCAAAATGAATGCTATGCCGCACAGTGAGACAagtattattaaaaacaaaaacgatCCTAGTGTTATCAGAGACCTTACAACCTTTAAACATTCAAATAATGGTTATAAAAATAAGGTACAATCCAACATAGATCATATTCGAACAGAGCACATCAATACACGGAAGAAAATTCATTTAAATGCAGAGAAAATCAAAGACAAAGACAATGAAAGAAAAACTATAGGACTACAGAATAAATTTCATAGCAAAATAAATGCTATCACAATGCCGCACAGTGAAACAATtattacaataaacaaaaatgatcGTAATGCTGTCAGTGATCTTACTTCCTTACAAGATCCAAATAATGGTTATAAAAATAAGGTAGAATCCAACACAAACCAGATTCGAACAGAGTATATTAATACACcaaagaaaattattttgaatgCAGATAAAATTATGGACAAACCTGTGTCGCAGAATGAAATAAACACTTTAAAACAACGGAATAAATTGCATAGCAAATGGAATGCAAACAAAATGCCTCGTAGTGAAACAAgtacaaaaataaacgaaaacgATCGTTCTGCTGTCAGAAATCTAGCTTCCTTACAAAGTCCAGTTAGtggtgataaaaataaaatacaatcgGTTAGAGACATTAATCGAACAGACCAAATCAATATAAggaaaaaaattcttttaaatgcAGATCAGTTTCGAGCCGAACAAACTGATATACGGAAGAAAATTCTTTTGAATGCAGACAAAATTGAAGACATAGATGTGTCTCAAAATGACAGAAAACATGTTGGACaacagaaaaatttaaaaagacaagATACTGCAATCAAAATGCCTCATAGTGAAACAAGTATTGGAATGAACAAACAGGATCGCAATGCTATTAGAAATGCAACTTCCTTACAAAATCTATATGATTTTGATAAAAGTGCACACAACAAATTACACTTTAAGGACAAATTGAATGATTCCGTCAGATCAAGAACAAAACCTGTGATAAGGTCATTGAATTCCATCCAATTAGTAGATCAATTCGTCCATAAAAAGGGAAAGACAGTCTTACAATCTAAACCAGGTAGTTATTCAGGGAGCATTTCTATTCAGAAAAATCAAtataataaagataatttaaAGGAAGTGTATCAAGAAAAAGCTAATTCCAATAGTTCAAACAAGTATGTCAAAAAGAAGAGACAGTTTATGAAAAGGACGTTTAAAAACCAGCAAGGATCAGAACTGTCCCGGGATAACGTTATAAATAAAAACGACCAAACAACAAACACAAATCAGAGACTTGCAGATGTTGGATATGACACTTCAAATAACGAAAACATTATAAAGAAGCCGATCAAACAAACACATGCAAATGCAGAAAATAACAATAGACAGTTGCCTATTGATTACTACAGTGTTGATTATGTTTCAAAACAACCAATGAAAGAAGTATTTAAGGATTCGAATTATAAAAGAAATCAATCTAAGAACAGCCAAACAAATCAAACTCTGGAATTTCAAGAAATTGTACAAGGTAATGATCGCTTATCCATAACTCAATTGAATAAACCTAACAATGGTAATTATAAATCTAAAAGAACTGAAATTTCTCCTCTTACAATAAATACTACGTCTTATATACAAACTACAGCCACGACGGTAAAACATCCTCCACAACAACTAAAAACAGTTATACCGGAAATCAAAaggaatttagattttaaaaacaatgatCTGCAGAATAATCAGCAAATATCAACTAATAAACAATTTGGAGAAATAAAAGGCAAGATAAATTTAACATCTGACGTGAGATACCATAACGACGTAGCTCCAGAGCTGCAAGTGAGATACGATAACGACATAGATCCAGAACTACAAGTGACTAAACAGTTACATTTACCGAGATCTAAGGCtgcaattgaaaatgaaaataccTACAAAACATCGATAATCAGTGACACGTATGATAGGAACGAACAAAGTAATAGTAGAGGTGGACAAGTAAGAATGCAAACTTTTAAAGGAGAACCAGTAGATGGTGGCAATAGTAATATACCCACTTCAAAAAAGGAGTCAATAAAGTTATCGGAAAGAAACAAAAAGTCAACCAATGATGTGACATTGAAAAAGTCGGTAGGCAAATTaacctttgttaaatattttgcttCAGACAACACACAGGATCTTCAAAAAAGTCCCCATGTTCAACAATCAAAGCGGAGAAATAATAACGTAAAGTTTAAACCTAttcaaaataatattcattttgtGAAAAAACGGCTTCCAAAAAGAAATACTGACAGAATAACTactacaaaatcaataaaattaactGATAGACGCCATCAAGTAAACAGAGATGCTCTGCCATCAATTTCTGTTCAACCATCAGACAAATCCGATATACAGAAAGACATGCTGGAAAACCTGTCAAATCGAACCTCTAACCACAGAGAAAACAATCAAGTCATTTTAGCAGATTATCCGCTACCAATTGCAGTTCAACAAACATCATCAGACAAATCCGATATACAGAATGACATGCTGGAAAACTTGTCAACTCGAACTTCTAACCACAGAGAAAACAATCAAGTAATTCCATCGGATCATCAAGTAAGCACAGATGCTCTGCCATCTATATCAGTTCAATCATCAGACAAATCCGATATACAGAATGGCATGCTGGAAAACTTGTCAACTCAAACCTCTAACCACCGGGAAAACAATCAAGTAATTCCATCGGATCATCAAGTAAGCATAGATGCTCTGCCATCTATATCAGTTCAATCATCAGACAAATCCGATATACAGAATGACGTGCTGGAAAACCTGTCAACTCGAACCTCTAACCACCGGGAAAACAATCAAGTAATTCCATCGGATCATCAAGTAAGCACAGATGCTCTGCCATCTATATCAGTTCAATCATCAGACAAATCCGATATACAGAATGACGTGCTGGAAAACCAGTCAATTGGTACCTCTCATAACCGAGAAAACAATCAAAACATTCGTGATACACTACCATCATCCTTTACCCACAGACACTTTGTTATTGATAGTAAGGCAAAtagaaaaaatagtgaaaagCAACAAAACACAACATCAGATCATTTAAAACACATTGACAAAATGGTAGAACAGAATGATTTCCAGAAAACAAAAGTCAGTTTGAATAAGCACATTTCTGCACATCCACAAGGATTAAAGAAAAGTTTTATATCACCcaaaaaaagttttatatcaCCGAAAAAGAGCTTTATATCACCAAACAAGAGTTTTATATCACCAAAAAAGAGTTTTATATCGCCAAACAATAGTTTAATATCACCAAAAAAGAGTTTTATATCACCCAAAAAAATGACAGGTAACGTCCGTCAATTAATCCATTCAAAGTTCATTCGGCCAAGAAAATTATCAAATGGTGTATTAACAAGAAGGACTGATAAAGAGCCAATAAAAACAGCAGTACAAAATTTGGAGACACAATTGATTACAAAAGTAGACGACCGAAAACTTAATCAACAAGACACGAAACAGAAGACAATATTCAATCACAGGCATTTTGATACATCGATTAAAAAACAAAGTGTTCAGTCGCCTTTGCATACTGATTATACTAGAGCATATGGAATCGAGGCAAAATCTAAAATAAGCAATCCTGCTTATATGAATGTAATGAAAGCAGGTCTCCAAAAGAAAGAGGTGTATAAGGGTGAGCTCGACATTCAAGCAGAGGATGATAACAGTGACTACTACTATGATGATGAGGATGACTATGACACTACAGACGTTCCAGGATTAAAATTCACAAcaaaagaaagttataaaaactTAAGAACACCATTAAAAAGTATCAAAAATGGTGAAGCTGATATAAACGAAAATGAGGAATACtacgaatatgacagttattcTGATAGCTTTGAGGATGAAGATGTATTACCAGAAGCAAAACTTAAGGGCATAGAACAATCACGACATACTAATGAATTAAAATTTGCTAATCctattacaaattcaaattcaaaacacTCACAGAAACCTCCATTAAATTCACAGATTGATGGAGATTTTTCAGACTACAGTGAAAGCGATTACTACTCCGATTCTTATTATGACGATAGTGACGATAGTGACGTAGTGACTGCAAATAATAAGGATCAGTCAAATGATAGAAATATCAATCCGCAATTATCAAAGACGGTATCTAACGTTGATTCTGATCTTTATTACGATGACAGTTCCCTGCCTGAAGACAATACTAAATATGAGTATTACGATGGTAGTGACAGTGAGATGTATTATGATGAAAGTGAAAGTGATCTCAGTGATAAAAGACAGATTTCAACAACTGGCTTACAAAGGCCTAAAACAAATACCGTCCCAGAAAGTGAAATAAGCAAAACGATACCTTCTAACTTAGCGAAAGCTTATGAAAGGATACGAAAATTATGTTTGTGTAATTATGTCAATAGTAGAACTCCCAATGGTGTTTTAATGGAACGAAATACTTGAATATCTGCAATTAGGATCGCTGTAAATAGCTGTTTCGGAATATATACATTAGTGACccatctccattaatcccgatAGGAAGTGTACATGgattccactgtaccctcgcGGGTCTCGAGGGGTGCTCCGTAAACGGAGAGATCtaggtacatacatacatacatacatacatacatacatacatacatacatacatacatacatacatacatacatacatacatacatacacgcATGGCTTTCCGAGGATACAGAAATAGTATATACAACTTACCATCTTTGAGATTAGAATAAAGTGAGATGTGGGTATACGTTAATAAAACGGCAACTCAAAACCCCAATAACAGGGACCTACTAAGAACAGTTAAAACCctaacaaaaacaataataatactcTTTCACAAAACACTACACACAAACATCTGATTAAAACAAACTTTACAAAAGCGTAATagattgaaattgaaaatgttatgtgtttcaatatttttataacacCACTAATGTTgtaaatgtaatggaatttgatgccactgtcatacaagtgagggatttagcgctataaaaccaggttcaacctaccattttcaacatttgaaaatgcctgtaccaagtcaggaatatgacagttttcgttaaatgtattttatcatttaattttgcaatttgagtaaggactttccgttttgaattttgctcgGAGTTGTATCGACAGGAGAATAGTTGACACTGTGTAATGTTTACCCTGTGTATGCTATTGTATCAACAGGAGAGTAGTTGACACTGTGTTTTGTTTACTCTGTGTATGCTATTGTATCAACAGGAGAGTAGTTGACACTGTGAATTGTTTACCCTGTGTATGCTAATGTATTGACAGAAGCGTAGTTGACACTGTGTTATGTTTACTCTGTGGAAGCTATTGTATCAGCAGGAGAGTAGTTGACACTGTGTTATGTTTACTCTGTGTATACTATTGAAATAACAGGAAAGTAGTTGACACTGTGTTATGTTTAACCTGTGTATACTATTGAAATAACAGGAAAGTAGTTGACACTGTGTAATGTTTTCTCTGTGTATACTAATGAATTAACAGGAGAGTAGTTGACACTGTGTTATGTTTACTCTGTGTATGTTATTGAATCAACAGGAGAGTAGTTGACACTGTGTTATGTTTACTCTGTGTATGTTACTGAATCAACAGGAGAGTAGTTGACACTGTGTTATGTTTACTCTGTGTATGTTATTGAATCAACAGGAGAGTAGTTGACACTGTGTTATGTTTACTCTGTGTATGTTATTGAATCAACAGGAGAGTAGTTGACACCGTGTTATGTTTACTCTGTGTATGTTATTGAATCAACAGGAAAGTAGTTGACACTGTGTTATGTTTACCCTGTGTATGCTATTGTATTTACAGTAGAGAAGCAGacacttttattttgtttacattgtgtATGATATTGTATCGACAGTAGAGTAGTTGACGCCGTGTTATATTAAAGCATTTATATGAGGATGTTTACTTTTATGTCAAGGTACTCtgtattttcgcgactttcgtgAGACGAAAACTATCGCGAATATAAATCGGCGCGAATGTGTAAAACTTGGAATTATCCTTACGTAACTGCATAAAGTAAATTTGAGAATCGCGACATAATTAGCGGCTAAATGGGCTAGAAGGGGttaaatgcaaaataaagtatccgcgaaaataagttggtttacagtatatcgCACTTAGTTTCTTAAACCAAATGTGAATTTAACAGAAACTATCAAAGAGCTGTCTTCAAACTAATATTCCaacaatgccaaaaaaaaaagctttAATAATGACGACCACTGACGACATTATTCTGAAAACGTAGGTGATAGGTGGTTAAACTTTAATAGGTATATTAAGGTAAAGACATAAACTATGTAAACTAGTACAGATATGCACTCAACCAGTTCATTTCAAATGTTGCAATGTTTAATTATTAGAACTAGGATGTCGTGTTTACATTATTTGTAAGTGTCTGGAATTATTCAACAGTTTCGATATAACTTTTGGACTGCTGTCgtatgtttataaaataaaaattcttttttttttgtaaagaaggTTCctgttaataattaaaaaaaaaattaaaatctacaGTCTTTCATTCTTAAAGGATATTTCCATTTTATCGTAAACGAAGAAAACTGATATTGATCTCATGCGCTATGCGCAATTGGTGAAATTTGTTTTGTCCCGTCACTCAttgaatgttttctttatttttatcctttgattagttattctatgttttttctaaatcaaatttAAGAAAGCTGAATAAAAAACGTACACAAAAAGCATACAATTGTCAGTAATTGCATTTTTGATACATATTATTGTTGCATCGTTGTGAAGGAATTCAAAACGGATTTGAGATCATCGATAGTCTCCGTTAAATTTAACCACAACTATTCCTGGCTCGGTCTGATATAGAGCATGACATATGGTTAATGCCTAGAATATATGTTTGTAGTTTGTGTCATAAGGTTATTGTCTCCAAAGACATGTccacttttctttttattcatatgtaTCTCATTATTGAAGTTCTTAAATTTTGATTACAACAACCCGTCTTCAACTGTTAACTTTCGAAAAATGTCTTCCTAAACGCATTATAAGttaaacataataataaaatatttaaatttaaattgcaCCGACTAACTAATAGTTGGTGCATTTCAAACTCAAAActatttttatactattaaaattattatttattaattatttgttttcatattgGGCTTTCATGGTAGTAATAAATAAGAGGGGAAATTAAACATGGGTTTAATTTAACGAATTATTTAATTGTTGCCAATTATcctgatttatttattttaagagtacatgtatttgttatttGACTATAATGACTCTAAGTTGGACGTTGATATAACTGTTCATGACTTTTAATGTGACAATCATAATTGTTCGAAATAAACTTTTTATGTTTATATGTGTGTAACTTAAATCGGACGTCTGGTATTTCAAAACTTATTTACAGCTAAGTACTTACTGCCTTCTAACTTGAGATTATTTTTAAAGTATGTTTAGTCAACGTTTCAACCTGACAGCTAGATTGACGGGTCTTGAACATCTAGATAACAATATAGTCTTCAAAACAATGACAAAAACGTGTATGCGTACGTCATGTGTATTCACAACCTTAAACGAACTGGAAATGTCCGTTAGGGAGGAGTTTATTCATACAATATAACAACAAGAAGAGGTGAtaagattgcaaatgagacaactctccaccagatacCTATTGAGGTATGAGTAAAGTAAAGCAGTTACAAGTTACCATAAAATGGCCTTAAACGCATATAGAAAGCTACAAAAGTCCCCACAATTTCAAATGTatatcaattcaaacgagaaaactaacggcctgatttgttatcaaaacaataaatgaaaaatagatatgatatacaacaacaacaaaagacaaccactaaaGTACAGGTTCATGGCATAGGACATGCACATTCAGAATGCGGCGGTAATAAATATGTATCGGGGCGCCAAACCATCTGTCTTTGCTCGGACAGTGATAACAGTATAACATAGAAGATAAATGTAAACATCAATTGAAAAGGGCGCAAGTCATTCATTGGATCAATTAAACTTAGCATACAAAAAACAACTTACAAAAGACACAAAAGACACAAAAGACACCAAGTACATAGGTGTCGGTACCAAGTCAAGAATTTGACAGTTGCTTTCCATTTCTTTGATGTGTTATagcttttatttttgttaaaggaaATTCCTTTTTGGATTCGGTATGtttgattttcattttgtttctaataaaagtttatttatttttttggctttcgaacttttcaGAGCGTCAATGGttggtcttgtgtggacgaaacgcgcgtctgacgtattaaattttaaacctgacaccttttgttagctattatttgtgtttttcaaTGCcctgtatgttctcccatttatttgtattgtagtcctatcatgtaacattgtcattttaatgttatatttaacattgccatacaagcgggaggtttggcatgccacaaaaacaggttcaacccaccattctTCCattgaaatgtcctgtaccaagtcaggaaaattgccattgttatattatagttcgtttctgtgtgtgttacattttaatgttgtgtttctgttgtgtcgtagttctcctcttatatttgatttgtttccctcagttttagtttgtaacccggatttgttggggttttttttttcaatcgatatatgaatttgaacagcggtatactactgttgcctttatttaagtaaACATTTTACCTTTTCTGCTTCGGATTTATTGGAAAAGTAGTGAACACTCTTACTTCATTTTTTGGTACAACTTTTTTCTTTTCTCAGTTTTCTTGAAACGAATAGTTGTGGTTCAACTTGCAGGAATTTTTAACTATTGGTGTCGCATACAATGAACTCCACAATAGTGTTCATTAAAAGTGAAAAACctaaaaaatataagaataagatgtggtatgattgagattaagataactctccacaagagaccaaatgacacagaagttaacaaccaTGTGTCACtgtacggccatcaacaatgagtcAACCCAAGAAAAGCCCCgaaatgagaaataaaaaaaaatggcctgattaatataaaaaaaaatagaccaaaaaatatgatatacagcaacaaaagaccacggaataacaggctcctgactcgggacaggcacatacagaatgtgatgggGCCAATAGTCTATTTGAAATAAGTCTCATTTGCTTCATGAACTTAGGCACCTACCATTTATCTTGTGTAGGGGgtcatgtcttttttttaaatagtatgattctacatttattttttgtaaaaataaaagtgtGGTTCACTTGGGAGGAAATTGTTGCCATCGAAGGAAATATTTAACACCTAGTTGCAAAACAAATGTCTTGTTCCTTTATGTAGTTGAATACGAAGTTTGTAATAAATCAAAATCTTAACAATTTTTTGTGCCGAGAAACACCCCACTCACATACAAATGAATGATTGGTGCTTTTTACTATAATTATATTGTTGATTTAAAAGTAGTGtctatatgaaaagaaaagatgtggtatatggttgtcaatgagacaactctccacacaagaacaaatgacacagaaattaacaactataggtcactatatggccttcaacaatgaccaaagcccatactgcatagtcagctataaaaggcccggaatgacaaatgtaaatcaattcaaacaggaaaactaacggcctaatttatgtacaaaatataaaagaagaacaaatatgtaacccatcaacaaacgacaactactgaaatataggctactgacttgggacaggcacatacatacagaatgggggggggggggggggtaaacatGTTAGTGGTATCCCAACCCTCTCcgtaacctgggacagtgatgtcACAGTACAACAgaagaaagaactataaaaaccagttgaaaaaggcttaactcatcacatggatacaaatagaaatacagcaaacaaaaacaaaacagactGGACGTGGCCTGGTATTTGtatatccaaacaacaaaaagacactaagtacaggtcggagagtactcgcagttactggcaGCTAGTTCACAGCCACTAACAAATAACAAGAAATCATGCATCTAtattaaattatcaatcagtacacatccaccATCCAATGGATTGTAGTGTAAAGaagtcataaacagtcagagaaaaacatgaccatgTGGAATGCCAAGATACAGCTATCGATAAATTGTAGATCTCAGCATTTTTTCAAATCATGTAAATTTACTCATTAGAAAATAGGCGAAGATACTGACGGGTCATTCAAAACTCATACATTAAAGGTAAACTGACATGTTAAATAAAGGTATCaatagtataccgttgttcaaaagttaaatcgattgagagaaaacaaatccgggttacaaactaaaaccgagggaaacacatcaaatatatgaggaaaacaacgaaacaacagagcACTGAGGTGCAAacaaaaacgacgaaaagacaaacagctccataaaacagtacacaaaactgcAGACTGCGctacacgaatcccaccaaaactAACTCCTGCTTTACAAATAGCATCTGTCATCTTGTTCATGGTAAGCACTAACTCGTGTCTCATTGGGTACTGTCATAACCGAATAAACGAGCAAGGAAAGGGGTTGCGATAATAAGAATATATCCTTTGTTATCTGTGGCACAGTCTATCCATGGTGAAACTCTAACCTGTGTTCCTTTGGCGCCATCTTACGGAATTCATGTAGGATATTTATTATATTATACTATCAATGTATAACATGCTTTGAAAAAATGAAACATCCTTAAGGAAAGTATGTTGTAAATAATGTCATTGCCCAATAACTTTCTACCTCGCTGATAATAACCTATAGGGGACTACACAATTTTACAGCCAAATGTCATAGATATCGACCTTGTACAGACAATGACAATTT
It contains:
- the LOC139500355 gene encoding uncharacterized protein PF3D7_1120600-like; translation: MYFIFFGLIFCFGFIKSTDLKHFGDPSKSNVFTINRIHNKIPLLESKGRLYVPFIIRSHFPAEFLSSQFAQNLRKYVQVLFKKHYPEHAVPYEQEHSKVNRSTHQTMDNGNTFSIYSSSNLAPKTLFSSSNNIAVNGKTSHTGSKMGIPIVMPHKESSANQTEMVMGIPIHIHQLQNGSVKKDIPTFTVSNSAPVLQSGNISMFGSFGFRSGKQQNKQGKGQTPADDNRNIIWINPSRITKIRKELKSDNNQSELTNGGFQLIGNQQGTIEVGNEISNDKNTNNVKLSSLLGISTKSTGVHDQQIVHRKKSKGKDNFVIWQVPVFDNKQIMSSSGFSNGKHTKYDIKNAVKMKVERMKMPTIRNVILPIDADSNNLRNRPEYKTINTVEQKGKRFKVKAKTHSMLPVDTSLSDLPMKKPKVKGKYRDVWNDLIVNSQENTSQIPPVTQPRVHQKKRNFSKIPFHDRKMTENIMIKHTDLFPLNGKQKFVKPLSKSVIPEKRFLFKSIKKSIPSNDRLTITKENNDINSISTKQKHEKRLEDMHNTDHTDNSRPTTYVRNTIHSSNIITKTNSPVRQSHNEDKLPSITVHLPNLTTHSGSMTEPSYHTDQKENEQTSTHDSRRVAIYPYMDEQRVKQLKDKSLILHHNTKDNNETIFYIDKGNKIQHPSNEILSQNEERNKKENQIPQSATTNERNLQFIKKKIHSNRDQIRTEQINIRKNIILKADKIIDKDVSQNKIKSVGQQNIFHGKMNAIKMSHSEKDRNGIRNLTSLHNINDGYKNIEQSNRNKIQTDQINIRKKILLNAAQIKDKEVSQNKSKHEEQQKRINSRVNAIKMHHRDTRIKMNNNDRNAIKDQISFQNSYDGNRNKKQSLGNQIRTEHIDIPKKINLNTDKIKDKDVSQNERKTVGQENIFHSKMNAFKMPNNETSITINKKDRSIVRDLSSLQNPNDGDENKIKSNTNQMRTTRINTQKKIHLKADKIKDKQVSQNAGKTLEQRNKFHSKMNAMPHSETSIIKNKNDPSVIRDLTTFKHSNNGYKNKVQSNIDHIRTEHINTRKKIHLNAEKIKDKDNERKTIGLQNKFHSKINAITMPHSETIITINKNDRNAVSDLTSLQDPNNGYKNKVESNTNQIRTEYINTPKKIILNADKIMDKPVSQNEINTLKQRNKLHSKWNANKMPRSETSTKINENDRSAVRNLASLQSPVSGDKNKIQSVRDINRTDQINIRKKILLNADQFRAEQTDIRKKILLNADKIEDIDVSQNDRKHVGQQKNLKRQDTAIKMPHSETSIGMNKQDRNAIRNATSLQNLYDFDKSAHNKLHFKDKLNDSVRSRTKPVIRSLNSIQLVDQFVHKKGKTVLQSKPGSYSGSISIQKNQYNKDNLKEVYQEKANSNSSNKYVKKKRQFMKRTFKNQQGSELSRDNVINKNDQTTNTNQRLADVGYDTSNNENIIKKPIKQTHANAENNNRQLPIDYYSVDYVSKQPMKEVFKDSNYKRNQSKNSQTNQTLEFQEIVQGNDRLSITQLNKPNNGNYKSKRTEISPLTINTTSYIQTTATTVKHPPQQLKTVIPEIKRNLDFKNNDLQNNQQISTNKQFGEIKGKINLTSDVRYHNDVAPELQVRYDNDIDPELQVTKQLHLPRSKAAIENENTYKTSIISDTYDRNEQSNSRGGQVRMQTFKGEPVDGGNSNIPTSKKESIKLSERNKKSTNDVTLKKSVGKLTFVKYFASDNTQDLQKSPHVQQSKRRNNNVKFKPIQNNIHFVKKRLPKRNTDRITTTKSIKLTDRRHQVNRDALPSISVQPSDKSDIQKDMLENLSNRTSNHRENNQVILADYPLPIAVQQTSSDKSDIQNDMLENLSTRTSNHRENNQVIPSDHQVSTDALPSISVQSSDKSDIQNGMLENLSTQTSNHRENNQVIPSDHQVSIDALPSISVQSSDKSDIQNDVLENLSTRTSNHRENNQVIPSDHQVSTDALPSISVQSSDKSDIQNDVLENQSIGTSHNRENNQNIRDTLPSSFTHRHFVIDSKANRKNSEKQQNTTSDHLKHIDKMVEQNDFQKTKVSLNKHISAHPQGLKKSFISPKKSFISPKKSFISPNKSFISPKKSFISPNNSLISPKKSFISPKKMTGNVRQLIHSKFIRPRKLSNGVLTRRTDKEPIKTAVQNLETQLITKVDDRKLNQQDTKQKTIFNHRHFDTSIKKQSVQSPLHTDYTRAYGIEAKSKISNPAYMNVMKAGLQKKEVYKGELDIQAEDDNSDYYYDDEDDYDTTDVPGLKFTTKESYKNLRTPLKSIKNGEADINENEEYYEYDSYSDSFEDEDVLPEAKLKGIEQSRHTNELKFANPITNSNSKHSQKPPLNSQIDGDFSDYSESDYYSDSYYDDSDDSDVVTANNKDQSNDRNINPQLSKTVSNVDSDLYYDDSSLPEDNTKYEYYDGSDSEMYYDESESDLSDKRQISTTGLQRPKTNTVPESEISKTIPSNLAKAYERIRKLCLCNYVNSRTPNGVLMERNT